The genome window GAGTGTTCGGCTTAACAAAACTAAAAGAACAATATTCCACCAAAACGTAAAAGATTTTTATAAGATTCCTATAATGGCGGAGTGTTAAAATGATTGTAACGATTGTTACTCTTTTATTTCTTCTATTATGCTGTCCAGTTCTACTGGCTTATATTTTGTCAATTCAACAGAAACATTTATTCGCTTAGTTTTCTTATTGATGAAAGGATAAGTCTCTGGATGGTTATTGTGATGATGCCCACAAATAGCCCAATCTTTCCAATCCTTTGGAACATTTTCAGGAGTATGCGTAAGGTAAAATTTGAATCCTTTGTATTCCAAGATATAATTTTCATGGAACTCTATTTTTTTTGATCTGTCATGATTTCCTTTTATGAATATTACTTTACCATTTAGTTGATTAAGCCAGTAATCTGTTGAATTGCTTCCAGTACCAAAAGCAAGATCACCCAAGAAATAAACTAAGTCTTTTTTCCCAATTGTATTATTCCAATTATTGATGAGCGTCTTATTCATTTCTTCTGTGCTAAGAAATGGTCTTTGACAATACTTGATAATATTAGTATGGTCAAGATGCAAGTCAGAAGTTACAAAAACTTTCGGCTTACTAAAAAAGTCTTTAATCTTTGCAATAATAGACTTATCATTTGCTTTTAGAGACTGATTAACGAAATCATTTGGATTAAACTTATCTTCAAAATGAGCCTTTAATAACTCAACTGTTTGAGAGTAGACTCTCTTGTCTTTTGCAAGCCTTCGAACCAAAGGTCTTCTCAATAAGAAGTCATATTCTCTTAATATGAATCCACCTTTTAGAAGAGTAGCTCTAACCATTACATGCTTAAAATGTAGTTTTGGTTTTTTCTTGATATATTTTTTTATGCTTTGAAATTTTTGTTCAGGCAAATTCATCGCAATAGTGGAATGAAACGCAAACTCTCTTTCATAATCAAAAGGTTTTAAGTTGCAATAAGATTGAAGTTTTCTTGAAAGATTCCATCTGAACTCGTCAAGCTCTTTGCTTGGAGCAACGTCTAAGAATATCACTTTGCTATTTTCAAATGCGCTAAAACCGCTTATCTCAAAATTAATCAAAGGACTATTTGAACAAAGCCTGTTAAAATCACCAATCAATTTTTTCTCATCATTTGTTGAGAAAGGTCCTGCAAGAGTTATGTGAGGGATAGCTCTTTTGGTTCTTAATCTGAATTTACGATTAACTTCATGTATGAGTTTCTTAATCTCATATTTTGCTTTTCCATGAAACCGAAATTCAATAAGATAATGAACCATTTTTACTGCATAGCCTTGATTT of Candidatus Woesearchaeota archaeon contains these proteins:
- a CDS encoding 2'-5' RNA ligase family protein; the protein is MVHYLIEFRFHGKAKYEIKKLIHEVNRKFRLRTKRAIPHITLAGPFSTNDEKKLIGDFNRLCSNSPLINFEISGFSAFENSKVIFLDVAPSKELDEFRWNLSRKLQSYCNLKPFDYEREFAFHSTIAMNLPEQKFQSIKKYIKKKPKLHFKHVMVRATLLKGGFILREYDFLLRRPLVRRLAKDKRVYSQTVELLKAHFEDKFNPNDFVNQSLKANDKSIIAKIKDFFSKPKVFVTSDLHLDHTNIIKYCQRPFLSTEEMNKTLINNWNNTIGKKDLVYFLGDLAFGTGSNSTDYWLNQLNGKVIFIKGNHDRSKKIEFHENYILEYKGFKFYLTHTPENVPKDWKDWAICGHHHNNHPETYPFINKKTKRINVSVELTKYKPVELDSIIEEIKE